In Bradyrhizobium symbiodeficiens, the genomic stretch GTCGCGCGGCTGCCGCTGTCGGCCTTGTTCAACGAAGGCGGCAAGCCCTCCTTCTTCGTCGTCGACGATAACGGCGCGTTGACGCTGAAGCCGGTGGCAGTGAAATCCTACGAGAGCAACGACGTCGTCATCACCGGCGGTGTGGAAGAGGGCGCCAAGATCGTTACCCTCGGTGTGCAGAAGCTCGATCCGGGCCAGCGGGTGCGGGTTGTGTCGTCACTGTCCTTTTAAGTCTCGTTTTCGAGTTCGTCGTTGCAAGGCGAGTTTCGGCCCGAGCGCAAATGCGAAGGCTGAAGCGGCGAAGCGATCCAGAATCTGCCCAGCCCCCTGGATTGCTTCGCTGCCTCGCGATGACGGTTTGAACTGAGTGGCTGTCGTTATTTTGGCAATTGGATCGTCTTTTCGGAGAGAGCGATGAAGCGCTTCAACCTTTCGGCCTGGGCCGTCAGCCATCCGACGCTGGTTCTCTTCCTGATGATCATGCTCGGCGTCGCCGGCTTCTTCTCCTACGAGAAGCTCGGTCGGGCCGAGGATCCGTTCTTCACGGTCAAGGTGGTCAACGTCTCCGTGATCTGGCCGGGCGCGACCGCGCAGGAGATGCAGACCCAGGTCGCCGATCCCATCGAGAAGAAGATCCAGGAGCTGCCCTATTTCGAGAAGGTGCAGACCTATTCCAAGCCCGCCTTCACCGCGCTCCAGGTCACCTTCCGCGACTCCACGCCGCCGAAGGACGTGCCTTACCTCTTCTATCTCCTGCGCAAGAAGCTCGCCGACGTGCAGGGCCAGTTGCCGTCGGGCATCCTGGGACCCGTCGTCAACGACGAGTTCTCCGACGTCGATTCCATCCTCTACATGATGACCGGCGACGGCGCCGACTACGCCCAGCTCAAGAAGGTTTCCGAAGGCTTCCGTCAGCGCCTCCTGAAGGTGCCCGGCGTGACCAAGGTCGACGTCTACGGCAATCAGGACGAGCGCATCTTCGTCGAGTTCTCCCACGCCAAGCTCGCCACCCTCGGCATCACGCCGCAGGCGCTGTTCGACTCGCTCGCCAAGCAGAACAATGTGACGCCGGCCGGCACGGTCGAAACCTCCTCGCAGCGCGTGCCGCTGCGCGTCACCGGCGCCCTCGACGGCGCCAAGGCCGTCGCCGAAACGCCGGTCGAGAGCAACGGCCGCGTGTTCCGCCTCGGCGACATCGCCACCGTCACCCATGGCTATGTCGATCCGCCGAGCTTCGTCGTGCGCCAGGAAGGCAAGGCCGCGATCGGCATCGGCGTCGTCACCGCCAAGGGCGCTAACATCCTCGAGCTCGGCAAGGAGGTCGAGAAGGCGACGGCCGAATTCATGAAGGCGGTGCCGCAGGGCATCGACGTCAAGCTGATCGCCGACCAGCCCAAGGTCGTCGAGCACGCCGTCAGCGAGTTCGTGCACTCCTTCATGGAAGCGCTCGTCATCGTGCTGTTCGTCTCGTTCCTGGCACTGGGCTGGCGCACCGGCATCGTGGTTGCGCTGTCGGTGCCGCTGGTGCTCGGCATCGTCTTCATCGTCATGAACATGATGTCGCTCGACCTGCACCGCATCACGCTGGGTGCGCTGATCATCGCGCTCGGCCTGCTCGTCGACGACGCCATCATCGCGGTCGAGATGATGGTCGTGAAGATGGAGCAGGGCTGGGACCGCATGCGCGCGGCGTCGTTTGCCTGGGAATCTACCGCGTTTCCGATGCTCACGGGAACGCTGGTCACGGCCGCTGGCTTCCTTCCCATCGGCTTTGCCAATTCGGCGGTCGGCGAATATGCCGGCAGTATCTTCTGGATCGTGGCGATCGCGCTGGTCGCCTCCTGGTTCGTGGCGGTGATCTTCACGCCCTATATCGGCGTCATGCTGCTGCCCAACATCAAGGTGCACCAGAATCACGATCCGCACGCGGTCTACGAGACCCGCATGTACCGGGGCCTGCGCGCCATCGTGCAATGGTGTGTCAATCACCGCATCACCGTGGTGGTCGCGACCGTCGGCGTCTTCATCGCCTCGGTCGTCGGCTTCGGCCATGTCCAGCAGCAGTTCTTCCCGCTGTCGGAGCGGCCCGAGTTGTTCTTCCAGTTGCGCCTGCCTGAGGGCACCGCCTTCAACGTCACCGAGAAGGCGGTGAAGAAGGCCGAGACGCTGCTGAAGGACGACAAGGACATCGAGACCTACACGTCCTATGTCGGCCAGGGCTCGCCGCGCTTCTGGCTCGGCCTCAATCCGCAGTTGCCGAACGAGGCCTTTGCCGAGATCGTCATCGTCGCCAAGGGCGTCGAGGGGCGCGAGCGCGTCAAGGCCAAGATCGAGAACGCGGTTGCGGACGGCATGCTGTCCGAGGCGCGCGTCCGCGTCGATCGCTTCAACTTCGGCCCGCCGGTCGGCTTCCCCGTGCAGTTCCGCGTGATCGGTCCCGACGCCAACAAGGTGCGCGAGATCGCCTACCAGGTCCGCGACGTCATGCGGCAGAACAAGAGTGTCAAGGACGTCCAGCTCGACTGGAACGAGCAGTCGCCCTACCTCAAGCTCGTCGTCGACCAGGATCGTGCCCGCGCCCTGGGCCTGACCCCGCAGGACGTGTCGCAGGCGCTCGCGCTGCTGATCTCGGGCTCGCAGGTCACGACCGTGCGCGACGGCATCGAGAAGGTCGGCGTGGTGGCCCGTGCGGTCCCGTCCGAACGCCTCGACCTCGGCGGCGTCGGCGATCTCACCATCACCTCGCGCAACGGCGTTGCCGTGCCCCTGCAGCAGGTCGCCAAGATCGAATATTCCCACGAAGAGCCGATCATGTGGCGGCGCAACCGCGACATGGCGATCACCGTGCGCTCCGACGTGGTCGACGGCGTGCAGGCGCCCGACGTCACGGGCCAGATCACCCCGAAGCTGAAGGCGATCAAGGACCACCTCGAGCCGGCCTACCGGATCGAGGCGGGCGGCGCGTTCGAGGAATCTGCCAAGGGCAACGCCTCGATCTTCGTCCTCTTCCCGCTGATGGTCATGGTGATGCTGACGCTGCTGATGATCCAGCTGCAGAGCTTCTCGCGCCTGATCCTGGTGTTCCTGACCGCGCCGCTCGGCATCGTCGGCGCCTCCTTCGGCCTCAACGTCGCCAATGCCCCGTTCGGCTTCGTGGCGCTGCTCGGCCTGATCGCGCTTGCCGGCATGATCATGCGCAACACGGTCATCCTGGTCGACCAGATCGAGACCGACGTCTCGCACGGCCTGACCCGACGCGAGGCGATCGTGGAGGCCACCGTGCGCCGCGCCCGCCCGGTGGTGCTGACTGCGCTCGCGGCCATCCTCGCCATGATCCCGCTGTCGCGCTCGGCCTTCTGGGGCCCGATGGCGATCACCATCATGGGTGGCCTGTTCGTCGCGACCTTCCTGACGCTGCTGTATTTGCCGGGCCTCTATGCACTTTGGTTCCGGAAGAGCCTGGACGAGGCGGGTACTCCCGAGCAGCCTGCCGCGCCGCAGCATGGCAGCGATGAACATCCGGCAATTCCGCTTGCTGAAGCGGCTGAATAAGTGAGATGAAGTGCTGGCGAACGAGTCCTGAAAGATGACACTGGTTGCGGAACATATCGAAGGCGACACCCGGGATCGTATTCTCGAGGTGGCCGAGCGGCTGTTCCGCCAGATCGGCTACCAGAAGACCACGGTCGGGGACATCGCTAAGGAGCTCAGGATGAGCCCCGCCAACGTGTATCGCTTCTTCGAATCGAAGAAGGCGATTCATCAGGCGGTGGCGCGGGGTTTGATGGGCGAGGTCGAGCTCGAGGCGCAGCGGATCGTGGCGAAGCCCGGTCCGGTGCCGGAGCGCTTCCGTGAGCTGCTCACCACCATCCATCGCATGAACACCGAGCGCTATGTCGGCGACAACAAGTTGCACGAGATGGTCGAGATCGCAATGCAGGAGGATTGGCAGGTTTGCGTCAATCACATGGAGTGTATTGGCGGCTTTGTCGGCCAGATGATCGCTCAGGGCGTCGCCTCGGGCGATTTCGAGGCACCCGATCTCCAACTGGCCGCGCTCTGCTCCTGTACCGCGATGATGCGGTTCTTCCACCCCCAGATGATCGCCCAATGTGCCACCAAGCCGGGCCCGACCATCGACCAGATGATCGATTTCGTCATCGCGGGTCTGTCGCCGCGCCACTGACGGGCGGAGGAATTTCTCCTATAAGCAAGCTGACGTAGCCCGGATGGAGCGAAGCGCAATCCGGGATTTTTGGCGTTGTGCTTGCGGTCCCGGATTTCGCTTCGCTCCATTCGGGCTACCAGGAACAGGAAAGACCCGCGTGACCGACAAAGACCTGTACTTCTACGAGCCCTCCAAGGGCCACGGCCTCAAGCACGATCCCTTCAACGCCATCATCGCGCCCCGGCCGATCGGCTGGATCTCCTCCCGCGATACCAAGGGCCACGTCAACCTCGCGCCCTACAGCTTCTTCAACGCCTTCTGCTACGTGCCGCCGATCATCGGCTTCTCCTCCACCAATTGGAAAGACACGGTCGAGAACATCCAGCAGACCGGCGAGTTCGTCTGGAATCTCGCCACCATGGACCTCGCCAAGCACATGAACGCGACCGCCGCGCATGTCGCCCCTGAGGTCGACGAATTCGAGATCGCGGGCCTCACCGCCGTGCCCGGCAAGCTCGTCAATGTACCGCGCGTCGGCGAGAGCCCCGTCGCCTTCGAGTGCAAAGTGTCCGACATCGTCCGCCTCAAGGGCGCCGACGGCAAGGAAGCCGACGCCTGGCTGACGCTGGGCG encodes the following:
- a CDS encoding TetR/AcrR family transcriptional regulator, translated to MTLVAEHIEGDTRDRILEVAERLFRQIGYQKTTVGDIAKELRMSPANVYRFFESKKAIHQAVARGLMGEVELEAQRIVAKPGPVPERFRELLTTIHRMNTERYVGDNKLHEMVEIAMQEDWQVCVNHMECIGGFVGQMIAQGVASGDFEAPDLQLAALCSCTAMMRFFHPQMIAQCATKPGPTIDQMIDFVIAGLSPRH
- a CDS encoding efflux RND transporter permease subunit — encoded protein: MKRFNLSAWAVSHPTLVLFLMIMLGVAGFFSYEKLGRAEDPFFTVKVVNVSVIWPGATAQEMQTQVADPIEKKIQELPYFEKVQTYSKPAFTALQVTFRDSTPPKDVPYLFYLLRKKLADVQGQLPSGILGPVVNDEFSDVDSILYMMTGDGADYAQLKKVSEGFRQRLLKVPGVTKVDVYGNQDERIFVEFSHAKLATLGITPQALFDSLAKQNNVTPAGTVETSSQRVPLRVTGALDGAKAVAETPVESNGRVFRLGDIATVTHGYVDPPSFVVRQEGKAAIGIGVVTAKGANILELGKEVEKATAEFMKAVPQGIDVKLIADQPKVVEHAVSEFVHSFMEALVIVLFVSFLALGWRTGIVVALSVPLVLGIVFIVMNMMSLDLHRITLGALIIALGLLVDDAIIAVEMMVVKMEQGWDRMRAASFAWESTAFPMLTGTLVTAAGFLPIGFANSAVGEYAGSIFWIVAIALVASWFVAVIFTPYIGVMLLPNIKVHQNHDPHAVYETRMYRGLRAIVQWCVNHRITVVVATVGVFIASVVGFGHVQQQFFPLSERPELFFQLRLPEGTAFNVTEKAVKKAETLLKDDKDIETYTSYVGQGSPRFWLGLNPQLPNEAFAEIVIVAKGVEGRERVKAKIENAVADGMLSEARVRVDRFNFGPPVGFPVQFRVIGPDANKVREIAYQVRDVMRQNKSVKDVQLDWNEQSPYLKLVVDQDRARALGLTPQDVSQALALLISGSQVTTVRDGIEKVGVVARAVPSERLDLGGVGDLTITSRNGVAVPLQQVAKIEYSHEEPIMWRRNRDMAITVRSDVVDGVQAPDVTGQITPKLKAIKDHLEPAYRIEAGGAFEESAKGNASIFVLFPLMVMVMLTLLMIQLQSFSRLILVFLTAPLGIVGASFGLNVANAPFGFVALLGLIALAGMIMRNTVILVDQIETDVSHGLTRREAIVEATVRRARPVVLTALAAILAMIPLSRSAFWGPMAITIMGGLFVATFLTLLYLPGLYALWFRKSLDEAGTPEQPAAPQHGSDEHPAIPLAEAAE
- a CDS encoding flavin reductase family protein yields the protein MTDKDLYFYEPSKGHGLKHDPFNAIIAPRPIGWISSRDTKGHVNLAPYSFFNAFCYVPPIIGFSSTNWKDTVENIQQTGEFVWNLATMDLAKHMNATAAHVAPEVDEFEIAGLTAVPGKLVNVPRVGESPVAFECKVSDIVRLKGADGKEADAWLTLGEVVAVHIDKAMIKDGVYQTAAARPIVRAGRRGDYFEIKPENLFEMVRPD